From Montipora foliosa isolate CH-2021 chromosome 6, ASM3666993v2, whole genome shotgun sequence, a single genomic window includes:
- the LOC138005346 gene encoding uncharacterized protein, whose protein sequence is MKAPGDGLLLTLIDGLRLPMVAVREESWVPGLRKLAKKTIKSCWACKRFQAVAQAIPPPGSLPKERIEGSSAFEIVSVDFAGPLKYRRGQRCEIVCFGGGPEGQELPFYLADEGISWSFNLSRGPWWGGQFERLVGSGRRGLLTWEELCDVVLDVEIQLSRRPLSYVEEDAQLALLTAASFLFQRSNQFPKQQPCREEDVDLRKRARYLMACKDAL, encoded by the exons ATGaaggctccgggtgatgggctcctgcttaCCCTTATTGACGGTCTGAGATTACCCATGGTAGCGGTACGGGAGGAATCCTGGGTTCCTGGATTGCGCAAGCTTGCCAAGAAGACAATCAAAAGCTGCTGGGCGTGCAAGCGTTTTCAAGCCGTAGCTCAAGCTATTCCCCCGCCTGGTTCACTGCCCAAAGAAAGAATAGAAGGGTCATCTGCCTTTGAGATTGTGAGTGTGGATTTCGCTGGACCACTGAAATATCGCCGAGGGCAACGATGTGAAATCGTTTGCTTCGGTGGCG GTCCAGAAGGACAAGAGCTTCCATTCTACCTGGCAGATGAAGGAATCAGCTGGTCCTTTAATTTGAGCCGAGGACCATGGTGGGGAGGCCAATTTGAAAGACTAGTCGGGTCCGGAAGACGTGGGTTGCTAACCTGGGAGGAGCTGTGTGATGTTGTGCTGGACGTTGAAATTCAGCTTAGTCGGCGTCCACTGTCGTACGTTGAAGAGGATGCTCAGTTAGCGCTGCTTACAGCCGCGTCGTTCCTGTTCCAGAGATCTAATCAATTCCCAAAGCAACAACCGTGCAGAGAAGAAGATGTGGATCTTAGAAAGCGTGCAAGATATCTTATGGCTTGTAAGGATGCCCTCTAG